The following coding sequences lie in one Spodoptera frugiperda isolate SF20-4 chromosome 24, AGI-APGP_CSIRO_Sfru_2.0, whole genome shotgun sequence genomic window:
- the LOC118278471 gene encoding uncharacterized protein LOC118278471 translates to MFLSKASVVLLVAFFGTPWFTGDGGVSASPSPQVPAAAPPAAAAINPPQQPPVANPQQQPVANPQQPVAYPQQPVVYAQPPPVAYPQQQPVAYPQQPAVYPQQPVAYPQQPQVVYQQPPQVVYAQPPPATAAPAKPAFLSVWDGIHNWKQGAVQGILGLNPVTG, encoded by the exons ATGTTCCTGAGCAAAGCATCCGTTGTTCTCCTCGTCGCCTTCTTTGGGACCCCAT GGTTTACGGGAGATGGAGGTGTTTCTGCGAGTCCGTCGCCACAAGTACCAGCAGCGGCACCGCCAG CTGCGGCCGCTATCAACCCACCTCAACAACCACCCGTGGCTAACccacagcaacaacccgtggctaaccCACAGCAACCCGTGGCTTACCCACAGCAACCAGTAGTTTACGCACAGCCACCACCAGTGGCTTACccacagcaacaacccgtggcttaCCCACAGCAACCAGCAGTTTACCCACAGCAACCAGTGGCTTACCCACAGCAACCACAAGTGGTTTACCAACAGCCACCACAAGTGGTTTACGCCCAGCCACCCCCCGCGACTGCCGCGCCAGCTAAACCTGCTTTTCTAAGTGTGTGGGATGGCATCCACAATTGGAAACAAGGCGCCGTCCAAGGCATTTTGGGGCTAAACCCTGTGACAGGTTGA